From the genome of Azospirillum brasilense, one region includes:
- the trpE gene encoding anthranilate synthase component I — translation MKVQPESAAFHTAYEAGKPQVVWTTLVSDLETPVSAYMKLADGRPFGFLFESAERGAGSRRDRYSVIGFKPDLVWRCRRDRAEVNRNALHDRDAYEPIDAAPLESLRALINESRIDLPDALPPMAAGLFGYLTYDMVRLMERLPDDNPDELGIPDAILSRPSIVAIFDSHTDSVTLVTPVWPKPGIDGNAAYGDARERLMDAVADLERPLPYRREPRTKDGLPLAWTSNTTREEYHAIVERAKEYIRAGDIFQVVPSQRIRFPFKPSPLALYRTLRRLNPSPFLFHCDFGELSVVGSSPEILVRVRDGKVTVRPIAGTRKRGATAAEDQALAEDLLSDPKELAEHLMLLDLGRNDVGRVARTGTVKVTQKMIVELYSHVMHIVSNVEGDLDPKHDALDALIAGFPAGTVSGAPKVRAMQIIDELEKARRGVYAGCVGYFGASGAMDTCIALRTAVLKDGMMYVQAGGGVVADSDPEAEYQETVNKSMALIRAAEETVRETSAR, via the coding sequence GTGAAGGTTCAGCCGGAATCCGCCGCCTTCCACACCGCTTATGAGGCCGGCAAGCCGCAGGTGGTGTGGACCACGCTGGTCAGCGATCTGGAGACCCCGGTCTCCGCCTACATGAAGCTGGCCGACGGGCGGCCCTTCGGCTTCCTTTTCGAATCGGCGGAGCGCGGGGCGGGATCGCGGCGCGACCGCTATTCGGTGATCGGCTTCAAGCCTGATCTGGTGTGGCGCTGCCGCCGCGACCGGGCGGAGGTGAACCGCAACGCCCTGCACGACCGGGACGCCTATGAGCCCATCGACGCCGCCCCGCTGGAGTCGCTGCGCGCCCTCATCAACGAGAGCCGCATCGACCTGCCGGACGCCCTGCCGCCGATGGCCGCCGGCCTGTTCGGCTACCTGACCTACGACATGGTCCGGCTGATGGAACGTCTGCCGGACGACAACCCGGACGAGTTGGGCATCCCCGACGCCATCCTGTCCCGTCCCAGCATCGTCGCCATCTTCGACAGCCACACCGATTCGGTGACGCTGGTCACCCCCGTCTGGCCGAAGCCGGGGATCGACGGCAACGCCGCCTACGGCGACGCCCGCGAGCGGCTGATGGACGCGGTGGCCGATCTGGAGCGCCCCCTGCCCTACCGGCGGGAGCCGCGGACCAAGGACGGGCTGCCGCTCGCCTGGACCTCCAACACGACGCGCGAGGAGTATCACGCGATCGTGGAGCGGGCGAAGGAGTACATCCGGGCCGGCGACATCTTCCAGGTCGTGCCGTCCCAGCGCATCCGCTTCCCCTTCAAGCCGTCGCCGCTGGCGCTGTACCGCACGCTGCGCCGCCTGAACCCGTCGCCCTTCCTGTTCCACTGCGACTTCGGCGAGCTGTCGGTCGTCGGCTCCAGCCCGGAGATCCTGGTGCGCGTGCGCGACGGCAAGGTGACCGTCCGCCCCATCGCCGGCACCCGCAAGCGTGGCGCCACGGCGGCGGAGGACCAGGCGCTTGCCGAGGACCTGCTGAGCGATCCGAAAGAGCTGGCCGAGCATCTGATGCTGCTCGATCTCGGCCGCAACGACGTGGGCCGGGTGGCGCGCACCGGTACCGTCAAGGTGACGCAGAAGATGATCGTGGAGCTGTACAGCCACGTCATGCACATCGTCTCCAACGTCGAGGGTGACCTCGACCCGAAGCACGACGCGCTGGACGCCCTGATCGCCGGCTTCCCGGCCGGCACCGTGTCGGGCGCACCGAAGGTCCGCGCCATGCAGATCATCGACGAGTTGGAAAAGGCCCGCCGCGGCGTCTACGCCGGCTGCGTCGGCTATTTCGGCGCGTCGGGCGCCATGGACACCTGCATCGCGCTGCGCACCGCCGTCCTGAAGGACGGCATGATGTATGTGCAGGCTGGCGGCGGCGTGGTCGCCGACAGCGATCCCGAGGCCGAGTATCAGGAGACCGTCAACAAGTCGATGGCCCTGATCCGCGCCGCGGAGGAAACCGTCCGCGAGACCTCCGCCCGGTAA
- a CDS encoding heavy-metal-associated domain-containing protein: protein MADTYRVGGMTCGGCARSVTNAIGKLAPGAAVTVDLDAGTVAVEGGVAPETVRRAVEGAGFDFGGQA, encoded by the coding sequence ATGGCTGACACCTACAGGGTCGGCGGCATGACCTGCGGCGGCTGCGCCCGCTCCGTCACCAACGCCATCGGCAAGCTGGCGCCGGGCGCCGCCGTGACGGTGGACCTAGACGCCGGCACCGTGGCCGTGGAGGGCGGAGTCGCCCCGGAGACGGTGAGGAGGGCCGTGGAGGGCGCCGGCTTCGATTTCGGCGGCCAAGCCTGA
- a CDS encoding divergent polysaccharide deacetylase family protein: protein MPAAASGRAASARAVSPILLALAGVIAVFAVALGARFIIGRDAPETETVVEREAPVIAPAAPIKTPQPKVADAPPPPPPPPVREAEPAPAPVPVPPPQVTEAPAPVPVPAPPPPPAMTPKPVVAMLPPPVAPLEPPKVAPGSPLWKKNALPFRAPPGKPAIAIVIDDMGVDRKRSNRTVSLPAPLTLAWLPYAHELPAQARAARAAGHELMLHLPMEPSGAADPGPQALRVSLDKGEILRRTKAALDSFDGYVGVNNHMGSRFTADAAAMAPVLGEISRRGLLWLDSRTTAKSAGLTLARELQMPFAGRDIFLDNEMTVPAVRGQLAKTEQVARRQGYAIAIGHPHDATIDALASWMPEVQKRGFVLVPVSAVVRAHHTGG, encoded by the coding sequence ATGCCGGCCGCCGCATCCGGACGGGCGGCGTCGGCGCGCGCCGTCTCCCCGATCCTGCTGGCGCTGGCCGGGGTGATCGCCGTCTTCGCGGTGGCGCTCGGCGCGCGATTCATCATCGGGCGCGACGCGCCTGAGACGGAGACCGTCGTGGAGCGGGAAGCGCCGGTCATCGCCCCGGCCGCGCCGATCAAGACACCGCAGCCCAAGGTCGCAGATGCGCCGCCCCCGCCTCCGCCTCCGCCGGTTCGCGAGGCCGAACCGGCTCCGGCGCCCGTTCCCGTGCCTCCTCCCCAGGTGACCGAGGCCCCGGCCCCCGTTCCGGTTCCCGCGCCGCCGCCGCCGCCGGCCATGACCCCGAAGCCGGTGGTGGCGATGCTGCCGCCTCCCGTCGCTCCTCTGGAACCGCCCAAGGTGGCCCCCGGCTCGCCGCTGTGGAAGAAGAACGCGCTGCCCTTCCGCGCCCCGCCGGGCAAGCCGGCCATCGCCATCGTCATCGACGACATGGGCGTGGACCGCAAGCGCTCGAACCGTACGGTGTCGCTGCCGGCGCCGCTGACGCTGGCCTGGCTGCCCTACGCCCACGAGCTGCCGGCCCAGGCCCGCGCCGCCCGCGCCGCCGGGCACGAGCTGATGCTGCATCTTCCCATGGAACCCAGCGGCGCTGCCGATCCGGGGCCGCAGGCGCTGCGCGTGTCGCTCGACAAGGGGGAGATCCTGCGCCGGACCAAGGCGGCGCTGGACAGCTTCGATGGCTATGTCGGGGTGAACAACCACATGGGCAGCCGTTTCACCGCCGATGCCGCGGCCATGGCGCCCGTGCTGGGGGAGATCTCGCGGCGCGGCCTGTTGTGGCTGGACAGCCGGACCACCGCGAAGAGCGCCGGTCTGACCCTTGCGCGGGAGCTTCAGATGCCATTCGCCGGGCGCGACATCTTCCTGGACAACGAGATGACCGTGCCGGCGGTGCGCGGCCAGCTCGCCAAGACGGAGCAGGTGGCGCGCCGGCAGGGCTACGCCATCGCCATCGGCCACCCGCACGATGCGACAATCGACGCACTGGCCTCCTGGATGCCGGAGGTGCAGAAACGCGGCTTCGTCCTGGTTCCGGTCAGCGCCGTCGTGCGCGCCCATCACACCGGCGGGTGA
- a CDS encoding STY0301 family protein has protein sequence MFRTPTLLAAFATAAALPALAEEVRCPPSLTVQAQPEAPGGWSPYPAKDQHAFTGVALVEGDRSAQMATPTPAALEPDRSLRRSRSEVRQWDFPAARRSNVFLICRYGGTQATLAIDLPRTVRRCQITEETDARGTVLDKPATPPQFLCR, from the coding sequence ATGTTCCGCACCCCCACCCTCCTGGCGGCCTTCGCCACCGCCGCCGCGCTCCCGGCCCTTGCCGAGGAGGTCCGCTGCCCGCCCAGCCTGACCGTGCAGGCCCAGCCGGAGGCCCCCGGCGGCTGGTCGCCCTACCCGGCGAAGGACCAGCACGCCTTCACCGGCGTCGCGCTGGTGGAGGGCGACCGCTCGGCGCAGATGGCCACCCCCACCCCGGCGGCGCTGGAGCCGGACCGCAGCCTCCGGCGGAGCCGCTCGGAGGTCCGGCAATGGGATTTCCCCGCCGCCCGGCGCAGCAACGTCTTCCTGATCTGCCGCTACGGCGGGACGCAGGCCACGCTGGCCATCGACCTGCCGCGCACCGTGAGACGCTGCCAGATCACCGAGGAGACCGACGCGCGCGGCACGGTCCTCGACAAGCCCGCGACGCCGCCGCAGTTCCTCTGCCGCTGA
- a CDS encoding anthranilate synthase component II: protein MLLLIDNYDSFTYNLVHYLGELGAELDVRRNDSLTVEEAMALRPEGIVLSPGPCDPDKAGICLPLIDAAAKAGVPLMGVCLGHQAIGQAFGGTVLRAPVPMHGKVDRMFHQGRGVLKDLPSPFRATRYHSLIVERATLPACLEVTGETEDGLIMALSHRELPIHGVQFHPESIESEHGHKILENFLNTTRRLETAA, encoded by the coding sequence ATGCTGCTGCTCATCGATAATTACGACAGCTTCACCTACAACCTCGTCCATTACCTGGGCGAACTGGGCGCCGAACTGGACGTCCGCCGCAACGACAGCCTGACGGTGGAGGAGGCCATGGCGCTCCGCCCCGAGGGCATCGTGCTGTCGCCCGGCCCCTGCGACCCGGACAAGGCGGGCATCTGCCTGCCGCTGATCGACGCAGCCGCCAAGGCCGGCGTTCCGCTGATGGGCGTGTGCCTGGGCCATCAGGCCATCGGGCAGGCTTTCGGCGGCACGGTGCTGCGCGCGCCGGTGCCGATGCACGGCAAGGTCGACCGCATGTTCCACCAGGGGCGGGGCGTCCTGAAGGACCTGCCCTCGCCCTTCCGGGCCACCCGCTACCATTCGCTGATCGTCGAGCGCGCCACCCTGCCCGCCTGCCTGGAGGTGACCGGCGAGACGGAGGACGGGCTGATCATGGCGCTGTCCCACCGCGAGCTGCCGATCCACGGCGTGCAGTTCCACCCGGAAAGCATCGAGAGCGAGCACGGGCACAAGATCCTGGAAAACTTCCTGAACACGACCCGCCGGCTGGAGACCGCCGCATGA
- the trpD gene encoding anthranilate phosphoribosyltransferase — protein MSTPSAPHGDLTDMKAILAKVAAGNALNEQEASLAFDIIMSGNATPSQMGGFLMALRVRGETVDEITGAARVMRAKAIPVEAPDGTIDTCGTGGDGSGTYNISTAAAVVIAACGVPVAKHGNRAMSSKSGAADVLGALGVNLDCDMGLVRKALWDARIGFLMAPRHHLAMRNVGPTRVELGTRTIFNLLGPLSNPASAKRQLLGVYAKQWVEPLAHVLKRLGSEAAWIVHGSDGLDEITTTGPTTVAQLKDGEVTVFEIEPEQAGIFRARPELLKGGDAHVNAEAIRALFDGAQGAYRDIVLLNAAAALHVAGKAGDLKEGVEQARHAIDSGAARAVLQHLVSITNEPVAAP, from the coding sequence ATGAGCACGCCGTCCGCGCCGCACGGCGACCTGACCGACATGAAGGCCATCCTCGCCAAGGTCGCCGCCGGCAACGCCCTGAACGAGCAAGAGGCATCGCTGGCCTTCGACATCATCATGTCGGGCAACGCCACCCCGTCGCAGATGGGTGGCTTCCTGATGGCGCTGCGGGTGCGCGGCGAGACGGTGGACGAGATCACCGGCGCCGCCCGTGTCATGCGCGCCAAGGCGATCCCGGTGGAGGCCCCGGACGGCACCATCGACACCTGCGGCACCGGCGGCGACGGCTCCGGCACCTACAACATCTCCACCGCCGCCGCTGTCGTCATCGCCGCCTGCGGCGTGCCGGTGGCCAAGCACGGCAACCGCGCCATGTCGTCCAAGTCGGGCGCCGCCGACGTGCTGGGCGCGCTGGGCGTCAACCTGGACTGCGACATGGGTCTGGTGCGCAAGGCCTTGTGGGACGCGCGCATCGGCTTCCTGATGGCGCCGCGCCACCACCTCGCCATGCGCAACGTCGGCCCGACCCGCGTGGAGCTGGGCACCCGCACCATCTTCAACCTGCTGGGGCCGCTGTCCAACCCGGCCAGCGCCAAGCGCCAGCTTCTCGGCGTCTACGCCAAACAGTGGGTGGAGCCGCTGGCCCATGTGCTGAAGCGTCTTGGGTCGGAGGCCGCCTGGATCGTCCATGGCTCCGACGGGCTGGACGAGATCACCACGACCGGCCCGACCACCGTCGCCCAGTTGAAGGACGGCGAGGTCACGGTGTTCGAGATCGAGCCGGAGCAGGCCGGCATCTTCCGCGCCCGGCCGGAGCTTCTGAAGGGCGGCGACGCCCATGTGAACGCCGAGGCCATCCGCGCGCTGTTCGACGGGGCACAGGGCGCCTACCGCGACATCGTCCTGCTGAACGCCGCCGCCGCGCTGCACGTCGCGGGCAAGGCCGGCGACCTGAAGGAGGGCGTCGAGCAGGCCCGGCACGCCATCGACAGCGGCGCCGCCCGCGCCGTGCTCCAACATCTCGTGTCCATCACCAACGAACCGGTTGCCGCGCCATGA
- the trpC gene encoding indole-3-glycerol phosphate synthase TrpC, which yields MSDVLTRICDDKRALVQARKSARPLSAVEDAARTADPARGFIRALRRTLDGGRYGLIAEIKKASPSKGLIRPDFDPPSLARAYREGGATCLSVLTDEPYFQGCDDYLLAARAAVDLPVLRKDFMVDPYQITESRALGADCILIIMAALSDAQAAEIEDAAIAWGLDVLVEVHNREELDRALALKTPLLGVNNRNLKTLAVDIATTEELAAHVPADRMLVAESGLYSPADLSRMAAVGARCFLVGESLMRQEDVTTATRALLA from the coding sequence ATGAGCGACGTCCTGACCCGCATCTGCGACGACAAGCGCGCGCTGGTCCAAGCCCGCAAATCCGCCCGTCCACTGTCCGCGGTGGAGGACGCCGCCCGCACCGCCGATCCGGCGCGTGGCTTCATCCGCGCCCTGCGCCGCACGTTGGACGGGGGCCGCTACGGCCTGATCGCCGAGATCAAGAAGGCCAGCCCGTCGAAGGGCCTGATCCGCCCGGACTTCGACCCGCCGTCGCTGGCCCGCGCCTACCGCGAGGGCGGCGCCACCTGCCTGTCGGTGCTGACGGACGAACCCTATTTCCAGGGCTGCGACGACTATCTGCTGGCCGCCCGCGCCGCGGTGGACCTGCCGGTGCTGCGCAAGGACTTCATGGTCGATCCCTACCAGATCACCGAATCCCGCGCGCTCGGCGCCGACTGCATCCTGATCATCATGGCCGCGCTGAGCGACGCGCAGGCCGCGGAGATCGAGGACGCCGCCATCGCCTGGGGCCTGGACGTGCTGGTCGAGGTGCACAACCGCGAGGAGTTGGACCGCGCCCTGGCGCTGAAGACCCCGCTTCTCGGCGTGAACAACCGGAACCTGAAGACTCTGGCTGTGGACATCGCCACGACCGAGGAACTGGCGGCCCACGTGCCCGCCGACCGGATGCTGGTGGCCGAAAGCGGTCTCTACAGCCCGGCGGACCTGTCGCGCATGGCGGCTGTGGGCGCGCGTTGTTTCCTGGTCGGTGAATCGCTGATGCGGCAGGAGGATGTGACCACGGCCACCCGCGCCTTGCTCGCCTGA
- a CDS encoding GNAT family N-acetyltransferase: MPNVTIARESPLQDEVVQLIEELDRYLGDLYPAESNHLLDLQSLAKPDIRFLVARRSGTVVGCGAVRIDTEGGYGEVKRMFVQPTARGGQIGRRLLERIEDEARAAGLSALLLETGVYQDEAIALYRKQGFTDRGPFGSYGPDPLSLFMEKAL; encoded by the coding sequence GTGCCGAACGTGACTATTGCCCGTGAAAGCCCGCTCCAGGACGAGGTGGTCCAGCTCATCGAGGAGTTGGACCGCTATCTGGGCGACCTCTACCCGGCCGAGAGCAACCATCTGCTCGACCTGCAATCGCTGGCCAAGCCGGACATCCGTTTCCTGGTCGCCCGGAGGTCGGGAACCGTGGTTGGTTGCGGTGCCGTGCGCATCGACACCGAAGGCGGCTATGGCGAGGTCAAGCGGATGTTCGTCCAGCCAACCGCGCGCGGCGGCCAGATCGGGCGCCGCCTTCTGGAGCGCATCGAGGACGAGGCGCGCGCCGCCGGCCTGTCGGCGTTGTTGCTGGAAACCGGCGTCTATCAGGACGAGGCCATCGCCCTCTACCGCAAGCAGGGCTTCACCGACCGCGGCCCGTTCGGCTCCTACGGTCCGGACCCGCTGAGCCTGTTCATGGAGAAAGCCCTATGA
- the moaC gene encoding cyclic pyranopterin monophosphate synthase MoaC: protein MTDQPASGFTHFDAEGRAVMVDVSDKADTERTATARGSVLMQPETLALILQGGVKKGDVLSVARLAGIMGAKRTPDLIPLCHPLMLTSVKVDLTCAPERNAVDITATCKLKGQTGVEMEALTAVSVAALTVYDMCKAVDRGMTITEVKLLHKAGGKSGEWGSAV, encoded by the coding sequence ATGACCGACCAGCCCGCAAGCGGCTTCACCCATTTCGACGCCGAAGGCCGCGCGGTCATGGTGGACGTGTCCGACAAGGCGGATACGGAACGCACGGCGACCGCCCGCGGCTCCGTCCTGATGCAGCCGGAAACGCTGGCGCTCATCCTCCAGGGCGGCGTCAAGAAGGGCGACGTCCTGTCGGTGGCCCGGCTGGCCGGCATCATGGGGGCCAAGCGCACGCCGGACCTGATCCCGCTGTGCCACCCGCTGATGCTGACCTCGGTGAAGGTGGACCTGACCTGCGCCCCCGAGCGCAACGCCGTGGACATCACCGCCACCTGCAAGCTCAAGGGCCAGACCGGCGTGGAGATGGAGGCGCTGACCGCCGTGTCGGTCGCCGCACTCACCGTCTACGACATGTGCAAGGCGGTGGACCGCGGCATGACCATCACCGAGGTCAAGCTGCTGCACAAGGCCGGCGGCAAGAGCGGCGAATGGGGGAGCGCGGTCTGA
- the glp gene encoding gephyrin-like molybdotransferase Glp, protein MLQVGEARARILAAFTAMPAETVPLPDALGRVLAEPAAARLTQPPFAAAAMDGWAVRAADIVPASADAPVTLRRIGESAAGHAFAGAVGAGEAVRIFTGAPLPAGADAVVMQEDCEDAGDRVRIGRAVPEGRFIRPAGLDFTAGEELLPKGRLLTARDVALAAAANLPWLRVHRRPRVAVLATGDEIALPGDPLGPSQIVSSNALGLCALVTSQGGLAHNLGVAKDDPKHLAAMAAGAAGCDLLVTTGGASQGEHDHVRDVLGGLSLDFYRVAMKPGKPLIFGTANGVPLLGLPGNPVSTGVAALLFLVPVLRRLQGLPAESATLAARLGAPLKANDDRTDFLRAALSTGADGEPVATPFPRQDSAMMSRLARADALIVREPQATAAAVGDRVTVIPLSGGVLSL, encoded by the coding sequence ATGCTGCAGGTCGGTGAAGCCCGCGCCCGCATCCTCGCCGCCTTCACCGCCATGCCAGCGGAGACGGTGCCGCTGCCCGACGCGCTGGGGCGCGTCCTGGCGGAGCCCGCCGCCGCCCGGCTGACCCAGCCGCCCTTCGCCGCCGCCGCCATGGACGGCTGGGCCGTCCGCGCCGCCGACATCGTCCCGGCTTCGGCGGATGCGCCGGTCACCCTGCGCCGCATCGGCGAGTCCGCCGCCGGCCACGCCTTCGCCGGAGCGGTCGGAGCCGGCGAGGCCGTGCGCATCTTCACCGGCGCGCCCCTGCCCGCCGGGGCTGACGCCGTGGTGATGCAGGAGGATTGCGAGGACGCCGGGGACCGCGTGCGCATCGGGCGCGCCGTGCCCGAGGGGCGCTTCATCCGTCCCGCCGGGCTGGACTTCACCGCGGGAGAGGAGTTGCTTCCCAAGGGACGCCTGCTCACCGCCCGCGACGTCGCCCTGGCTGCCGCGGCCAACCTGCCCTGGCTGCGCGTCCACCGCCGTCCGCGGGTCGCCGTGCTCGCCACCGGGGACGAGATCGCCCTGCCCGGCGATCCGCTGGGACCGAGCCAGATCGTCAGTTCCAACGCACTCGGCCTGTGCGCGCTGGTCACCAGCCAGGGCGGGCTCGCCCACAATCTCGGCGTGGCCAAGGACGATCCGAAGCATCTCGCCGCGATGGCCGCCGGAGCGGCCGGCTGCGACCTGCTGGTGACCACGGGCGGCGCCTCGCAAGGCGAGCACGACCATGTGCGCGACGTGCTGGGCGGGCTGTCGCTGGACTTCTACCGGGTCGCCATGAAACCCGGTAAACCGTTGATTTTCGGGACGGCGAACGGCGTTCCGCTGCTCGGCCTGCCGGGCAATCCGGTGTCCACCGGGGTGGCCGCCCTGCTGTTCCTGGTGCCAGTCCTTCGCCGTCTCCAAGGGTTGCCCGCCGAGAGCGCCACGCTCGCGGCGCGGCTCGGCGCGCCGCTGAAGGCCAACGACGACCGCACGGATTTCCTGCGTGCCGCTCTGTCCACCGGGGCGGACGGCGAGCCCGTCGCCACCCCCTTCCCGCGCCAGGACAGCGCGATGATGTCCCGGCTGGCCCGGGCCGACGCCCTGATCGTCCGCGAGCCGCAGGCAACCGCCGCCGCCGTGGGCGACCGCGTGACGGTGATCCCGCTGAGCGGCGGTGTCCTGTCGCTTTAA
- the lexA gene encoding transcriptional repressor LexA, translating to MLTRKQHELLLFINERLGQGGVSPSFDEMKDALNLKSKSGIHRLITGLEERGFIRRLPHRARALEVLRLPEGLETARNRPPRAKFQPNVIKGDFSFAGREANPASESVQLPLYGRIAAGTPIEALRDGSAFVDVPAAMLGMGDHYALEVAGDSMVEAGILDHDTVVIQRCDSADNGSIVVALVDDAEVTLKRLRRKGNTVALEPANAAYETRIFGADRVRVQGRLVGLVRKY from the coding sequence ATGCTCACGCGCAAGCAGCATGAATTGCTGCTTTTCATCAACGAGCGGCTCGGACAGGGCGGTGTGTCCCCTTCCTTCGACGAAATGAAGGACGCTCTCAACCTGAAGTCCAAGTCGGGCATCCACCGCCTCATCACCGGGCTGGAGGAGCGCGGCTTCATCCGCCGCCTGCCCCACCGCGCCCGCGCGCTGGAAGTGCTGCGCCTGCCGGAAGGGCTTGAGACCGCCCGCAACCGGCCGCCGCGCGCCAAGTTCCAGCCCAACGTCATCAAGGGCGATTTCAGCTTCGCGGGACGCGAGGCGAACCCGGCGTCCGAATCCGTGCAGCTTCCGCTCTACGGCCGGATCGCCGCGGGCACGCCCATCGAAGCGTTGCGCGACGGTTCCGCCTTCGTGGACGTTCCCGCCGCCATGCTCGGCATGGGCGACCACTACGCGCTGGAAGTCGCTGGCGACTCCATGGTGGAGGCCGGTATCCTCGACCATGACACGGTGGTCATCCAGCGCTGCGACAGCGCGGACAACGGCTCCATCGTCGTCGCCCTGGTGGACGACGCCGAGGTCACGCTGAAGCGCTTGCGCCGCAAGGGCAACACCGTGGCGCTCGAACCGGCCAACGCCGCCTACGAGACCCGCATCTTCGGTGCCGACCGGGTTCGGGTACAGGGCCGCCTCGTCGGGCTGGTGCGGAAGTACTGA